The following proteins are co-located in the Sulfurovum sp. TSL6 genome:
- a CDS encoding Na+/H+ antiporter NhaC family protein yields the protein MEYGILSIAIPLLTIILAIITKDVIVSLMGGIFAGFLVLHAYNPIDAFIALFDGVIALFSEAWITKTLLFIVMVGSIIRLLTLSGAVDSFVVYLSQRSKKIDSPTGAMMLAYILGVVIFIESSITALVAGTVAKPLCDKNGVSREKLAYICDSTSAPICSLIPLNAWGALLLGLIMTAIESEVISGDGISLLISSIPYNFYSLFTLAIVLVVIFLNINIGPMKYARPVPYSVEQDESKIKATPYKMLLPILVMVLMVPVGLYVTGEGDIFKGSGSTSVYYAVILTLLFIYLYYVPTKTLTHKNYFIGLYEGIGDMIPVGLIMVFALLIGNVIGDLGTAKYLAHLLTGNISPVLIPLLIFLVASITAFSTGTSWGTFSIMMPIALALGATMDLHIPLVIAAVISGGIFGDHSSPISDTTIISSMAAGCDHVEHVRTQLPYALLGGVLASGAFLIAGWFTV from the coding sequence ATGGAATATGGAATATTATCAATAGCAATCCCGTTGCTGACAATCATTTTAGCTATTATAACTAAAGATGTGATCGTTTCACTCATGGGCGGTATCTTTGCAGGTTTCTTGGTACTGCATGCCTATAACCCCATAGATGCCTTCATTGCACTTTTTGATGGTGTGATCGCACTTTTTTCAGAAGCCTGGATCACAAAAACCCTTCTCTTTATCGTGATGGTCGGATCTATTATCAGACTACTCACCCTCAGCGGTGCGGTTGACAGTTTCGTCGTCTACCTGAGCCAAAGATCCAAGAAAATAGACTCGCCAACAGGCGCAATGATGCTTGCTTATATACTCGGTGTCGTTATCTTTATAGAATCCTCTATCACTGCACTGGTTGCTGGTACTGTGGCTAAACCACTGTGTGACAAGAATGGTGTCAGCAGAGAAAAACTTGCGTATATTTGTGACTCTACCTCTGCACCTATTTGTTCTCTCATTCCACTCAATGCATGGGGTGCCTTGCTCTTGGGGCTTATTATGACCGCTATTGAATCTGAAGTGATATCAGGAGATGGTATTTCTTTACTGATTTCTTCTATTCCCTATAACTTCTATTCGCTCTTTACTTTGGCCATAGTTTTGGTTGTAATATTTTTAAATATTAATATAGGTCCGATGAAGTATGCTCGCCCTGTACCCTACAGTGTAGAACAGGATGAAAGCAAGATCAAAGCGACACCCTATAAGATGCTTTTACCTATTTTAGTGATGGTATTGATGGTGCCTGTTGGACTTTATGTCACTGGAGAAGGTGACATCTTTAAAGGTTCAGGTTCCACTTCTGTCTATTACGCGGTGATCCTCACTTTACTCTTTATATACCTCTATTATGTACCGACCAAAACACTCACCCATAAGAACTATTTTATAGGATTGTATGAAGGTATAGGAGACATGATACCCGTAGGATTGATCATGGTCTTTGCCCTGCTTATAGGTAACGTGATAGGTGATCTTGGTACTGCAAAATATTTAGCACATTTGCTTACGGGAAACATTTCACCTGTACTTATACCGCTTCTTATCTTTTTAGTGGCAAGCATCACAGCATTTTCTACGGGAACCAGCTGGGGTACATTTTCCATTATGATGCCTATTGCATTAGCTTTAGGTGCGACGATGGACCTGCATATTCCTTTAGTGATAGCCGCTGTCATCTCCGGAGGTATATTTGGTGACCACTCCTCTCCTATCTCTGACACTACGATTATATCATCCATGGCAGCAGGGTGTGACCATGTAGAACATGTAAGAACACAATTGCCTTATGCACTCTTAGGCGGAGTGTTGGCATCAGGTGCATTTTTAATAGCGGGTTGGTTTACAGTATGA
- the lpxB gene encoding lipid-A-disaccharide synthase — MKLLVSALEPSSNLHLKEVLKHTNEVELLGIYDKSIKEGTPLYDISEMAIMGVVDAIKKLRWFFKVADEMVELAKEADKVLLMDSSGFNLPLAKKLKEKYPDKEIIYYILPQVWASRPKRVKKLEQYCDKLLGILPFEIEYYSSDKAQYVGHPLLDEIDVHRVEEETKGCIAFMPGSRKSEISRLMPIFLELRRKFPEIRPLLVIPPSFSRNKIAKLYKGNREFEIVRNTHEALRRAEFAFICSGTATLEAALIGTPFTLAYIAKKVDFFIGTKLLGIKQVGLANIILTNYNNTTLHKEILQEEVTVDNLLKEYYNTDRKIFGQKAEELKTYLSHGSSKNVAEIIMESSC, encoded by the coding sequence ATGAAACTTCTCGTCTCAGCCCTTGAACCCTCATCAAACCTGCATTTAAAAGAGGTCCTCAAGCACACAAATGAGGTTGAACTGTTAGGGATCTACGACAAAAGTATCAAGGAAGGTACACCCCTTTATGACATCAGTGAAATGGCTATCATGGGTGTCGTAGATGCCATCAAAAAGCTACGCTGGTTCTTTAAAGTGGCAGATGAAATGGTTGAACTCGCCAAAGAAGCAGATAAAGTACTTTTAATGGACTCTTCAGGATTTAACCTGCCTTTGGCTAAAAAACTAAAAGAGAAATATCCAGATAAAGAGATCATTTATTACATCCTTCCTCAGGTATGGGCCAGCCGTCCCAAACGTGTAAAGAAGTTGGAACAGTATTGTGATAAACTGCTTGGCATACTCCCTTTTGAGATAGAGTATTACAGTTCTGATAAAGCACAGTATGTCGGACATCCGTTATTGGATGAAATAGATGTACACAGAGTTGAAGAAGAGACCAAAGGGTGCATCGCATTCATGCCAGGTTCTCGAAAAAGTGAGATCAGCCGTCTTATGCCTATTTTTCTGGAACTGCGTAGAAAATTCCCGGAGATACGTCCTCTGCTTGTCATTCCCCCTTCTTTTTCAAGAAACAAGATAGCCAAACTCTACAAAGGCAATCGTGAGTTTGAAATTGTACGTAACACACATGAAGCCCTTAGACGTGCAGAGTTTGCCTTCATATGCTCAGGGACTGCCACCCTCGAAGCAGCACTGATAGGTACACCTTTTACCTTGGCCTACATTGCCAAAAAAGTGGACTTTTTTATAGGGACAAAACTTCTGGGCATCAAACAGGTAGGCTTGGCAAACATCATACTTACTAACTATAACAACACGACCTTACACAAAGAGATCCTGCAAGAAGAAGTCACAGTTGACAACTTGCTAAAAGAGTACTACAATACCGACCGTAAGATCTTTGGACAAAAAGCTGAAGAGTTAAAAACATATCTTTCGCACGGTAGTTCCAAGAACGTCGCGGAAATCATAATGGAGTCATCATGCTAG
- a CDS encoding epoxyqueuosine reductase QueH, producing MLVHICCSVDSHYFLQKLQTEYPEEKLTGFFYDPNIHPYSEYYLRLLDVKRSCKMLGIDLIEGDYDVENWLEAVRGLEHEPEKGSRCSVCFDRRFEVSAQKASEIGETSFTSTLLTSPKKSLKQLQTAGDALAEREGIAFVAPDYRKASGTQEQNILAKEDALYRQDYCGCMFGLTIQRDQQDKLADELFVPLSKQIQPESIEERIEMYEKRWKMEEANIPHKIIKQRFLNWRIMMGMLRVRKEVVPAHFLPYSTLKGEYTRGKIEYNIGEIYHMNRDEVRFITLRHYNKLADTDYQTVTELIYAPPTFSKELELRAKLGVTPYDLSIIMVVDEIPSNKIEIICQSKTYSDVKEVLIEL from the coding sequence ATGCTAGTACACATCTGTTGTTCGGTAGACAGTCACTACTTTTTACAAAAACTCCAAACAGAGTATCCGGAAGAAAAACTTACAGGATTCTTTTATGATCCCAACATTCATCCCTACTCTGAGTACTATTTACGACTCTTAGATGTGAAACGCAGCTGTAAAATGCTTGGTATTGATCTCATAGAGGGTGACTATGATGTAGAGAACTGGCTCGAAGCAGTACGTGGCTTGGAACATGAACCTGAAAAAGGTTCACGCTGCTCTGTCTGTTTTGACAGACGCTTTGAGGTTTCCGCACAAAAAGCCAGTGAAATAGGTGAAACAAGCTTTACCTCTACACTCCTCACCAGCCCTAAAAAATCACTTAAACAGCTGCAGACTGCCGGTGATGCATTGGCTGAACGGGAAGGCATAGCTTTTGTCGCTCCTGACTACAGAAAAGCTTCCGGAACACAAGAACAAAACATTTTAGCCAAAGAAGATGCACTCTACAGACAAGACTACTGTGGATGCATGTTCGGTCTGACTATCCAGCGTGACCAACAGGACAAACTGGCAGATGAACTTTTTGTACCACTCTCAAAGCAGATACAACCCGAATCCATAGAAGAGCGTATTGAAATGTATGAAAAACGTTGGAAAATGGAAGAAGCAAACATACCTCACAAGATCATCAAGCAACGCTTTTTGAACTGGCGTATCATGATGGGCATGCTGCGTGTACGAAAAGAAGTCGTTCCTGCTCACTTTCTACCCTACTCTACACTCAAAGGCGAATACACAAGAGGAAAGATAGAGTACAATATCGGTGAAATATATCATATGAACCGTGATGAAGTACGATTCATCACACTCAGACATTACAATAAGCTTGCAGATACGGACTATCAAACTGTCACAGAACTCATCTACGCTCCTCCAACATTCAGTAAAGAACTGGAACTGCGTGCTAAACTGGGTGTGACCCCTTATGATCTCTCTATTATCATGGTCGTAGATGAGATACCAAGCAACAAGATAGAAATCATTTGTCAAAGCAAAACCTACAGTGACGTTAAAGAAGTATTAATAGAGTTATAA
- the fabZ gene encoding 3-hydroxyacyl-ACP dehydratase FabZ, producing the protein MLYNVVDIQNILPHRYPFLLVDRITELTPGEYIEGLKNISISEPVFQGHFPGHPIYPGVMIIEGMAQAGGVLAFKSMDVASQEEIENKVVYFMSIDKAKFRAPVTPGDQLVYKIDVIKNKGAVWQLDAKAYVDDKIVAQAELKAMIVDK; encoded by the coding sequence ATGCTTTATAACGTCGTTGACATTCAAAATATATTGCCGCATAGATACCCATTCTTACTAGTAGACAGGATTACTGAACTTACTCCGGGTGAATATATCGAAGGTCTTAAAAATATTTCTATATCTGAACCTGTATTTCAAGGACATTTTCCTGGTCACCCTATCTACCCAGGTGTGATGATCATAGAAGGTATGGCTCAGGCTGGTGGTGTCTTGGCGTTTAAAAGTATGGATGTAGCAAGCCAGGAAGAGATAGAAAATAAAGTGGTATATTTTATGAGTATCGATAAAGCGAAATTCCGTGCACCTGTTACACCGGGTGACCAGCTTGTATACAAAATAGATGTGATCAAGAACAAAGGTGCCGTATGGCAACTTGATGCTAAAGCATATGTTGATGACAAAATAGTCGCTCAAGCTGAACTTAAAGCTATGATCGTAGACAAATAG
- the lpxA gene encoding acyl-ACP--UDP-N-acetylglucosamine O-acyltransferase yields the protein MSLIHPSAVIEDGAILGDNVSVGPFAYIGPNVKIGDNTTVAPHAVIEGHTTIGKGNRIFSHSAVGTIPQDLKFAGEHVELIIGDNNTIREFTLLNPGTKGGGSVTKIGNGNLLMGYVHLGHDVIIGDNCILANGATLAGHVELGNHVVIGGLTPVHQFVHIGDYAMIGGASALSQDIPPFCLAEGNRASLRGLNLTGLRRAMDREEINALKAAYRELFEEGKPLQEAAQRLFESTNSERVKQLCEFIKTSKRGIPFTRTKTNEDK from the coding sequence ATGTCTTTAATTCATCCTTCAGCAGTTATAGAAGACGGTGCTATATTAGGTGATAATGTATCTGTAGGGCCATTTGCTTATATCGGACCCAATGTTAAAATAGGTGATAATACTACAGTAGCCCCGCATGCTGTGATCGAAGGTCATACTACTATCGGTAAAGGGAACCGTATTTTTTCTCACTCTGCTGTAGGAACCATACCGCAAGACTTGAAGTTTGCCGGTGAACATGTAGAACTCATCATAGGTGATAACAATACCATCAGAGAGTTTACCCTGCTCAATCCGGGAACCAAAGGCGGCGGTTCTGTGACCAAGATAGGTAACGGGAACCTGCTTATGGGATATGTTCACTTAGGACATGATGTGATCATAGGGGATAACTGTATCCTTGCAAATGGTGCAACACTTGCCGGTCACGTTGAATTAGGTAACCATGTCGTTATCGGTGGACTTACACCTGTGCATCAGTTTGTACATATCGGTGATTATGCCATGATAGGCGGAGCAAGTGCATTATCTCAGGATATTCCGCCTTTCTGTCTGGCTGAAGGAAACCGCGCAAGTTTGAGAGGTCTCAACCTGACTGGCTTGCGTAGAGCGATGGATAGAGAAGAGATCAATGCCCTTAAAGCAGCCTATAGAGAACTTTTTGAAGAAGGTAAACCACTACAGGAAGCAGCACAAAGACTTTTCGAAAGTACAAACTCTGAAAGAGTTAAACAACTTTGTGAATTTATTAAGACCTCTAAAAGAGGTATTCCGTTTACACGAACAAAAACCAATGAGGATAAATAA
- the clpX gene encoding ATP-dependent Clp protease ATP-binding subunit ClpX, protein MTKKTCSFCEAQESEENPLIAGESAYICSNCVVSAYKILFGEEDQEEAQQDLGTQTLYTPKELNALLDDYVIGQEQAKKTLSVAVYNHYKRIFKDNIEDDTQIAKSNVLLIGPTGSGKTLLAQTIARFLNVPIAIADATNLTEAGYVGEDVENILTKLLMAADGDPQRAEQGIVFIDEVDKIARMGENRSITRDVSGEGVQQALLKLIEGSVVNIPPKGGRKHPNQDFIQIDTSNILFICGGAFDGLNDILKRRLGANILGFGQEKRSKKDEENLLPMVEADDLVTYGIIPELIGRLHVLATLGEISKEDMVRILVEPKNSLVKQYQKLFEIDDVKLSFEEDALARIAQKALVRKTGARGLRSILEEILLDIMYELPELKGYEVVITDEVVESGAKPLYIKDKKTA, encoded by the coding sequence ATGACAAAAAAAACATGTAGCTTTTGTGAAGCCCAAGAGAGTGAAGAAAATCCACTCATCGCCGGTGAAAGTGCCTATATTTGTTCAAATTGTGTCGTTTCTGCATATAAAATTCTTTTTGGAGAAGAAGATCAGGAAGAAGCACAACAAGATCTAGGAACTCAGACCCTCTACACACCAAAAGAGTTAAACGCATTACTTGATGATTATGTCATTGGGCAAGAGCAAGCAAAGAAAACACTCTCCGTTGCTGTCTATAATCACTACAAACGTATTTTCAAAGACAACATTGAAGATGATACACAGATCGCTAAATCAAATGTACTTCTCATAGGACCGACCGGTTCAGGAAAAACACTTTTAGCACAAACGATCGCCAGATTTTTAAATGTCCCTATTGCCATAGCAGATGCAACGAATCTCACAGAAGCAGGGTATGTGGGCGAAGATGTTGAAAACATTCTTACGAAACTTCTCATGGCTGCGGATGGTGACCCACAACGTGCCGAACAGGGGATCGTATTCATTGATGAGGTAGATAAGATCGCCAGAATGGGTGAAAACCGTTCTATCACACGTGATGTTTCAGGAGAAGGTGTACAACAGGCCCTCCTTAAGCTCATCGAAGGTTCAGTTGTGAATATTCCGCCAAAAGGTGGACGTAAACACCCTAACCAAGACTTTATACAGATAGACACATCAAATATACTCTTTATCTGCGGGGGTGCATTTGATGGTCTTAATGACATTCTCAAAAGAAGACTTGGAGCGAATATACTTGGTTTTGGTCAGGAAAAACGTTCTAAAAAAGACGAAGAGAATCTTCTTCCTATGGTAGAGGCAGATGATCTTGTCACTTATGGGATCATTCCTGAACTTATAGGACGTCTACATGTACTGGCTACACTGGGTGAGATCTCTAAAGAAGACATGGTGCGTATCTTGGTAGAACCTAAAAACTCTCTTGTCAAACAGTATCAGAAACTCTTTGAAATAGATGACGTAAAGCTTAGCTTTGAAGAAGATGCACTTGCACGTATTGCCCAAAAAGCATTAGTGAGAAAAACAGGAGCAAGAGGATTGCGTTCTATTCTTGAAGAGATACTTCTAGATATCATGTATGAATTGCCTGAGCTTAAGGGATATGAAGTAGTTATTACGGATGAAGTCGTTGAATCAGGTGCAAAACCTTTGTACATAAAAGATAAAAAAACAGCATAA
- a CDS encoding rod shape-determining protein: protein MFKRLLGMFSNDLAIDLGTANTLVLVKGQGISINEPSVVAIQYDKHGRERILAVGQEAKDMVGKTPGNIKAIRPMKDGVIADFEVTEMMIRYFIEKAHKRKGFFSPRIIICVPYGLTQVERRAVKDSAENAGARYVYLIEEPMAAAIGAGIPVKDPNGNLVVDIGGGTTEIGVTSLGGLVISKSIRVAGDNLDQAIIDYIKKNFNLLIGERVAEELKIKIGTAIPLQEEMSTTVRGRDQVEGSLASIEITSEHMRAAMKDSLEEIAEALKDVLEQTPPELAGDIVENGIVLTGGGALIRGLDKYLSDIVKLPVYIAEDPLLAVAKGTGIALDEIDLLQQMAYED from the coding sequence ATGTTTAAAAGATTATTAGGAATGTTCTCAAACGATTTAGCGATCGACTTGGGAACAGCAAACACACTTGTACTTGTAAAAGGACAAGGTATCAGTATTAACGAACCTTCAGTTGTTGCTATCCAATATGATAAGCATGGCAGAGAGCGTATTCTTGCTGTGGGTCAGGAAGCAAAAGACATGGTAGGTAAAACACCAGGAAATATTAAAGCTATTCGTCCTATGAAAGACGGTGTTATCGCCGATTTTGAAGTCACTGAAATGATGATCCGTTATTTCATTGAGAAAGCACATAAGAGAAAAGGTTTCTTCTCTCCACGTATCATTATCTGTGTACCTTATGGACTGACTCAGGTTGAAAGACGTGCCGTAAAAGACTCTGCAGAAAATGCAGGTGCAAGATACGTTTACCTGATAGAAGAACCTATGGCAGCAGCTATCGGTGCAGGGATACCGGTAAAAGATCCAAATGGTAACCTTGTCGTAGATATCGGTGGGGGTACAACTGAAATTGGTGTCACTTCACTGGGTGGTCTTGTGATCTCTAAATCCATTCGTGTGGCTGGGGACAATCTTGATCAAGCGATCATTGACTATATTAAAAAGAACTTTAACCTTCTCATTGGTGAGCGTGTGGCTGAAGAACTTAAGATCAAGATCGGAACAGCTATCCCATTACAAGAAGAGATGTCTACTACTGTACGTGGTAGAGATCAAGTTGAAGGTAGCCTTGCTTCTATAGAGATCACTTCTGAACATATGAGAGCTGCGATGAAAGATTCTCTAGAAGAGATCGCAGAAGCACTGAAAGATGTGCTTGAACAAACACCACCGGAACTTGCAGGTGATATCGTAGAAAACGGTATTGTGCTTACCGGAGGTGGTGCACTTATCAGAGGGTTGGACAAATATCTTTCAGATATTGTAAAACTTCCGGTATATATCGCGGAGGACCCTCTTCTTGCTGTTGCAAAAGGTACAGGTATTGCCTTGGATGAAATAGATCTCCTTCAACAAATGGCATATGAAGACTAG
- the mreC gene encoding rod shape-determining protein MreC codes for MKTRLVIIAILLLILTVLLSRNDERISDTFLNIINPIKQKYKNFTQNLEDKSQSYIFQKESIEKLSKENRILRQRLLEQIHYIEQVKDIYEVLPTLSHIPVKNISITDTISYVKLNSFSQIILTKPKGLEEDKLYGLIQGSVVAGTARVHNNQLYGYLTSDKKCRFSVFIGKTKAPGIALGLKANEMIIKFIPKWHKIKEGDAVLTSGLDGIFFADIPVGLVTKVEVQSSYTVAHIKTYSDIFHPKTFFLINDAKATLAENFDSNRTDLATRYSTPDIHIEQKGSIEPLKDANISTPVVSSIPKRIDQTQEDVIEPLEVSEIVESPRKVSEKKHEAESSSLDLF; via the coding sequence ATGAAGACTAGACTTGTCATCATAGCCATACTGTTACTCATACTAACAGTACTACTGTCACGAAATGATGAACGTATCTCAGATACGTTTCTCAATATCATTAATCCTATCAAACAAAAATATAAAAATTTTACACAGAATTTAGAAGATAAAAGTCAAAGCTATATTTTTCAAAAAGAGTCTATCGAGAAACTGAGTAAAGAAAACCGTATTTTACGTCAACGCCTTCTCGAACAGATCCACTATATAGAACAAGTAAAAGACATTTATGAGGTACTCCCGACTTTAAGTCACATACCTGTCAAAAATATCTCTATTACGGATACTATCTCTTACGTAAAACTTAACAGTTTTTCTCAGATCATCTTGACCAAACCTAAAGGACTGGAAGAAGATAAACTCTATGGCCTGATACAAGGCAGTGTGGTTGCAGGTACTGCAAGAGTACACAATAATCAACTCTATGGCTATCTCACATCAGATAAAAAGTGCCGTTTTTCTGTTTTCATCGGTAAAACCAAAGCACCGGGTATTGCTTTGGGTCTAAAAGCAAATGAAATGATCATCAAGTTCATACCAAAATGGCATAAAATTAAAGAGGGGGATGCAGTCCTTACCTCAGGTTTAGATGGTATATTTTTTGCAGATATACCTGTGGGTCTTGTGACCAAAGTAGAAGTACAGAGTTCTTATACTGTTGCACATATTAAAACCTACAGTGATATTTTCCATCCCAAAACATTTTTTCTGATCAATGATGCCAAAGCCACGCTTGCAGAAAATTTTGATTCGAACCGTACCGACTTAGCCACAAGATACAGTACCCCGGATATCCATATTGAGCAGAAAGGTTCGATCGAACCGCTCAAAGATGCCAACATAAGTACACCGGTTGTATCAAGCATTCCAAAACGTATCGATCAGACACAAGAAGATGTTATTGAGCCATTAGAAGTTTCAGAAATCGTAGAATCCCCCAGAAAAGTCAGTGAAAAGAAGCATGAAGCTGAGTCAAGCAGTTTAGACCTCTTTTAA